A segment of the Corylus avellana chromosome ca2, CavTom2PMs-1.0 genome:
ttgAACAGTAGAAACACTGTATGTGCCCTTAACTTGTTTAGTGTGAGCAGTTTCAAATTTGTCACTATATAACCCTGTGAACATTATACTAttcctttgaaaaatgtttATGATAGTAGTATCATAATCTTGCATGTAAGAACAGCAATGCGTTAGTTCAAAACTCTGCTTTCTTATGagatatatattgttattttactCTTAGGTAATTCAGCTAAAGTAATTGGATATGGCCACCTTGGAGATGGAAATTTGCATCTTAATGTTTCAACTCCACAGTATGATGATATGGTGAGTTCCTTCTGCATACTCCAAAAAGCTCCTTATGTGTTCTGTAATAAATGGTTTTGTATTGATATCTTCAATAAATTGCAGATTTTAGCACAAATTGAACCCTTTGTCTATGAATGGACATCTAAGCACCGTGGGAGTATTAGNNNNNNNNNNNNNNNNNNNNCTGTTTTCTCAACATATTTATACAAcaagagaataataaaagtttgtaaaatgttttgagttgtttattaatgtatttgtcttccaaacaaaatacaaaagatataaaataaagacaTTAACAAGCGTCCGTCCTAGTGGAAGTCCTTACCTTGAAGGTAGGTTTTCCAATGGACAAATTGGTAGGGAACATTTCCATATTAGTCAAGGGTGGAATATGCTAATCCTATTTTGCCATGGCCCAAGAATTTGAAGTTGATTGagaataaaattaaagtaaaagggAGGGCAAATACATGCCTAGAAAGATGCCAAGAAAGCAAAAAGTTACTACAAGAcattggttttctttctttattgcTTTGGTGCTGGATAAGAAGGAACTTGGAACATAAACCACTCTCATACAAAGCAGATTGTTGCCACCCCCTATTAAAATCTACAACCTATGCTGCCTGCCGAGTTTGACTGGTCTTTTGTTTGGGCATAGATTTGAGTACAAAAGTCTATGTTCTTTTGAAGTCTCTTACAATTTACCTGAAAAAGTCATACAACTTtactaaaattttttctttggcCTTTAGACCATTCACACTTGGctagtaaaatattattttggttagcaaaaatgtaaatttgggtgAAAATATAATCGGATTTGGCTAGTTGCTTTAACCTAAAAATTGGTGAGCTGATTTAGTGCTTgtcaaacatttaaaaaacaaatatttgactTGCGAGGTAAGATATATACATAACTTTAAAATGTAGCTATTtttagaaaagtaaaaatatttaagtgaaatagtaaaagttgataaCTAAAATGGAGTGTAAAGTACATTTGGAACAATGAATAGAATAAGACGATTGTTTTTAACTAAAATTGGTGAATTGGATGTGAATGCCCAGTTACTAAGTTAATTAGAGCAAGGGAGGATTAATGGTTATAGCAATAAAGATGTcgggaaaaaagagagaataatcttagtatttttttatataagcaATAAGAATAATAGTAGTAGTACAAGATGATGATTCCTTATTATTAGGTAGCTCAAATTTACTTAAAAGAGACTGTGAAATTCACTTATTTCAAACAATTTAAGATGGGAGATTTACTTACCCAAAACAAGAAGCCTTACACACCCCACTTTGATGGGCCTAAAAGTacatttaacaataaaaaaaaagtatgtttaaagaaaaaatgaattgtttgaaaaaaaaaaattaaaagcgcttttaacttttaagggtccaaaatgttggcctgtttgaaattgcatttgatgggcctaaaagtacttttaatacttaaaaaaagtttgtttaaagaaaaaagtatttatttgataaaaaaaaaattaaaagcgcttttaagggtccaaaaaacctaaaaatagctaaaacgcacttttagcaaaaatttaaaaataaagtttttgctaaaaaatactttttgacttaaaaagctctattttgacttaaaatctaTCTTTTTCAAATGCAGAAATGAAGAATATTTTAACTTTATGCATGTATAACAGAAAAGAGTTAAAAGTTACATTTAATTGCGCGCAGAATGTGGCAACACAAatttggaaaatattaaaattcaaaTGTCTGCTtggtgatttatttattttttggtttatatGATAAAATAAACTCATAAATTTTCATAAATCCTACATTCATGGATATTAATTCCTCTTTATTTGTTCTTGAAATAGACAAAACTCAATTGACAAATCTAGTATATACAGTgctatattatttgaaaatctAGTGTTTAAGTCTTAaagtttatgaaaattaaatatttattatcaaCGTGTCAATTTCAAAAGTatataaagatgatttttattattattattatgtaatgttatatactacaccCTCATAGTATAAAAATTATGTAAtgttaattttgtttgaaagaagtaaaattaatgataaaaagatggtaagtaattattataaaaatcaaatttcatatcaaatattcaatttcaaaagagtaatgctacacttcACATTATATTTATGACAATAATTtcatactaataaaaaaaaaaaacctgtaacgtatttacataattttttatatcagTTACTTAAAACATGTTTTACATTCATTTGAAGAGGAAAAACTACCAACGaaacaagaaaaacacaaaacaacgtcgttttagGGTTACTGCCTTGTCAGCACCAAAAGGTGCCTTGGTAAGATAAGAcgtgaaacaaataaataattttaatatagGGTGGGGAACACAAATGGGCCACACAAACCGTCGCTGGTCCTCTTTGTCCATTTCGTCAAACtccataatctctctctctctatctctcaaaCTCTCCGCCATTGTAGAGAGAAAACCATGACCAGCTCCTCCGCCTCCACGCGCAAGGTTTTGCCCTAATTTTATAACTTCATACAATCGCTTCacaaaatatatacaataaagCCAATCATAATTCGTTTTTATATGTGTTATTCAAATCCTTCTTTTTGATATTGGATTGTGGTTCggattttgaattttggtgTTCTCAGGCTCTGAGTAAGATTGCTTGCAATCGCCTCCAGAAGGAGCTCGTCGAGTGGCAGGTCAATCCTCCTGCGGGTTTCAGACACAAAGTCACCGATAACCTCCAAAGGTaattcttactttcttttttgtttgcttgtttggGTTCTTTAGGGTTTTATATGTTAatcaattcaatttttattccCTGTTTGGATACTGAGAAAGCATAGGGAAAAATTGTAGACAATAAAGTTTCGAATCTTTGGGCTTTGAGCGTGTTTTTTGTTCCTAGAAATGATTGACTGGCCTTAACTCAGGAAAATAGTGATGTTAGTGTCGGGTTAGTGGACATGTGTATGTGCGTGTATGCATAtgttgtttttgatgttttaaaTGATTGTAATTGAGGGTGCAAAATCTGGTTTTGATGCCTTTTCGTGTACTTTTTCTCTGATTTTGATGTATTTCTACATTTTACTGCTTTAGTTAGTATATTGAAATTGATTTGTTATTTTTCGGGAATTTTGGATCCAAAGGTGGGTTATTGAAGTCAATGGAGCTCCAGGAACCCTCTACTCAAATGAAACTTATCAACTTCAGGTCGACTTTCCTGAGCATTACCCAATGGAAGCCCCACAGGTCTGCATaaagttgtttaattttgtaataTGTACTCAATCTCGTGTAGAGTTAAATTAGTGTTTTTTGGTGATTATGTCCTGTTGTTTACTTTTGATTCTGGTTGTGGGTTTAACAGGTTATATTTCTGCATCCTGCTCCACTGCATCCTCATATCTATAGCAATGGCCATATTTGT
Coding sequences within it:
- the LOC132168730 gene encoding probable ubiquitin-conjugating enzyme E2 16, translated to MTSSSASTRKALSKIACNRLQKELVEWQVNPPAGFRHKVTDNLQRWVIEVNGAPGTLYSNETYQLQVDFPEHYPMEAPQVIFLHPAPLHPHIYSNGHICLDILYDSWSPAMTVSSICISILSMLSSSTSKQRPEDNDRYVKNCKNGRSPKETRWWFHDDKV